The Armigeres subalbatus isolate Guangzhou_Male unplaced genomic scaffold, GZ_Asu_2 Contig14, whole genome shotgun sequence genome has a window encoding:
- the LOC134202742 gene encoding cytochrome P450 4d2-like, protein MFASVVITAIVVIAVYVWQWRRRICNRYRSIPGPPGLPLVGNTHMFIGKSSTYVFNLALELEREYGCVYKLDVMFDFWLFYCAAEDVERIMTGPEFNCKGQDYDMLLEWLGTGLLISNGNKWFTHRKALTPAFHFKILDNFVPVFNDKSTVLARKFLRHSGKVVHVFPLVKLCTLDVIVETAMGTESNAQKEESGYTMAVEHVSEIIFWRMFDAVYNNDFMFKFSSKFRPYKKYLATIREFTMSIITKRKNALVDKSDEKSPIDDALLGSRRKMALLDVLMRTNIAGQPLTDEEIREEVDTFMFAGHDTTASAVTFILFALAKHPDVQQKVYQEVIAVFGESINTSITLSALNDLKYLDLVIKEALRMYPPVPFISRKTIKEVDLSGTTIPIGSNITIGIYNMHHNPKYFPDPEKFIPERFEAERGIEKRNPYAYVPFSAGGRNCIGQKFAQYEVKSTISNIMRHCRVELPHPDYELPLKVEMILKPQDDMPLIFYPR, encoded by the exons ATGTTTGCCTCCGTAGTTATTACCGCGATAGTTGTAATAGCTGTTTACGTTTGGCAGTGGCGTCGTCGAATATGTAACCGATATCGTTCCATTCCGGGTCCGCCAGGACTGCCGCTCGTTGGAAACACTCATATGTTCATCGGGAAATCATCGACCTATGTCTTCAACTTGGCACTCGAACTAGAGCGGGAGTATGGCTGCGTGTACAAGCTGGACGTGATGTTTGACTTCTGGTTGTTTTACTGCGCAGCGGAGGACGTCGAACGTATCATGACCGGACCGGAGTTTAACTGCAAAGGTCAAGACTACGATATGCTGTTGGAGTGGTTGGGAACGGGGCTACTGATAAGCAATGGGAACAAGTGGTTTACGCATAGGAAGGCGCTGACACCGGCGTTCCATTTTAAGATTTTGGATAATTTTGTGCCGGTATTCAATGATAAGAGTACTGTGTTGGCTCGAAAGTTTTTGAGACACTCAGGTAAGGTGGTGCACGTATTTCCTCTGGTAAAGCTTTGCACACTCGATGTGATCGTGGAGACCGCCATGGGGACGGAATCCAATGCCCAGAAGGAGGAATCCGGCTATACGATGGCAGTGGAACATGTTTCGGAAATTATATTCTGGAGAATGTTCGACGCAGTGTACAACAATGACTTTATGTTCAAGTTCAGCAGCAAGTTTAGACCATATAAAAAGTATCTGGCGACAATTCGTGAATTCACTATGTCTATCATAACGAAAAGAAAAAACGCTTTAGTTGATAAAAGTGACGAAAAATCACCGATAGACGATGCTTTGTTGGGATCTAGAAGAAAAATGGCGCTTTTGGATGTTTTGATGCGCACTAATATCGCTGGACAACCTCTTACTGATGAAGAGATTAGAGAAGAAGTCGACACCTTTATGTTTGCG ggGCACGATACGACTGCATCTGCTGTAACATTTATTCTATTCGCGTTAGCAAAACACCCAGATGTTCAGCAAAAGGTCTACCAAGAAGTCATTGCAGTATTTGGAGAATCAATCAACACTTCGATTACTCTTag cgCTTTAAATGACCTGAAATACCTCGATCTAGTGATTAAAGAAGCGCTGCGCATGTACCCACCGGTCCCATTTATATCTCGGAAAACCATCAAAGAGGTCGACCTCTCCGGCACAACCATCCCGATTGGTTCCAACATCACCATCGGAATCTACAACATGCATCACAACCCGAAATACTTTCCGGATCCGGAGAAGTTCATCCCCGAGCGGTTCGAAGCAGAGCGTGGCATCGAAAAGCGGAATCCCTATGCGTACGTACCCTTCAGTGCCGGAGGTCGCAACTGCATCGGCCAGAAATTCGCTCAATACGAGGTTAAATCGACGATCTCGAACATAATGCGGCACTGCCGAGTTGAGCTACCGCACCCGGACTATGAGCTGCCACTGAAGGTCGAGATGATCCTCAAACCGCAGGACGATATGCCTTTGATATTTTACCCACGATGA